The Clostridium bornimense genome includes a region encoding these proteins:
- a CDS encoding YjdF family protein, whose protein sequence is MLTSVKLTVFFEEPFWVGVFEVEEGEYKVSKVTFGAEPKESDIYQFILKNYYKMNFFKEDFYETRNLKNNINPKRQQRNIKRQLKNKEIGTKAQIAIKKQHEESKIQNKKNNKEKKEAEERRKFQLKKRKRKEKHKGH, encoded by the coding sequence ATGTTAACGTCAGTAAAATTAACTGTATTTTTTGAGGAGCCTTTTTGGGTTGGTGTATTTGAAGTAGAAGAAGGTGAATATAAAGTAAGTAAGGTCACTTTTGGTGCGGAACCTAAGGAATCAGATATTTATCAATTTATTTTAAAAAATTATTATAAGATGAATTTCTTTAAAGAAGATTTCTATGAAACAAGAAATTTAAAGAACAATATTAATCCCAAAAGGCAACAAAGAAATATAAAAAGACAGTTAAAAAACAAAGAAATTGGTACAAAAGCACAGATTGCAATAAAAAAACAGCATGAAGAAAGTAAAATACAGAATAAGAAAAATAATAAGGAAAAGAAGGAAGCTGAAGAAAGAAGAAAATTTCAATTGAAGAAAAGAAAGAGGAAAGAAAAACATAAAGGTCACTAG
- a CDS encoding YczE/YyaS/YitT family protein encodes MKNLSNFIKRLILFFLGISVIQFGVAIFLETSIGSDPFTVFTEGLAKVLSKTPLANTALVEMMAGKHEVTPGIANMIILIVLFIIILLVDKKRIKIGTLICVAGVGPIIDLSMKVVSYFQIDTFPFLVRSVLVLVGCFIIAVGFSIASASNIGVAPNDIIPFIIQDKTKFQYRWIRISMDAILLVTGFLLGGTIGLGTIIAMLAIGPFIQLCLPYGEKVVNLVVKK; translated from the coding sequence TTGAAGAATCTAAGTAATTTTATTAAAAGATTAATCTTGTTTTTCTTAGGAATAAGTGTTATTCAATTTGGAGTAGCAATATTTTTAGAAACAAGTATAGGATCTGATCCATTTACAGTTTTTACAGAAGGTTTAGCAAAGGTATTGAGTAAAACGCCTTTAGCAAACACTGCGTTAGTTGAAATGATGGCAGGGAAACATGAAGTGACACCTGGAATAGCCAATATGATTATTTTAATAGTTTTATTTATTATTATTCTATTGGTTGATAAGAAACGTATAAAAATAGGAACACTGATATGTGTTGCGGGAGTTGGACCAATAATTGATTTATCAATGAAAGTAGTTTCATATTTCCAGATCGACACATTCCCATTTCTAGTTAGATCAGTATTAGTCTTAGTTGGTTGTTTTATAATTGCTGTAGGATTTTCTATTGCATCAGCTAGTAACATAGGTGTGGCACCAAATGATATTATTCCATTTATTATTCAAGATAAAACAAAATTTCAATACCGTTGGATCAGAATTTCAATGGATGCAATTTTACTAGTAACAGGTTTCTTGTTAGGAGGAACTATAGGGTTAGGAACAATAATTGCAATGTTAGCAATAGGACCATTTATACAACTTTGTTTACCATACGGTGAAAAAGTTGTTAATTTAGTAGTAAAAAAATAA
- a CDS encoding DEAD/DEAH box helicase, which translates to MTFKQLGISDNLIKILKNNGITVPTEIQDKSIIEILNGRDVIGEAQTGTGKTLAFLLPIFEKISPCSKDIQCLIVTPTRELAIQITEEAMKLKEGKDIGVLAMYGGKDIGSQVKKLQGNIQMVIATPGRLLDHIKRKTVDFKKLKTIVIDEADQMLLMGFRNEIDTIMKERPKKVQVLCYSATMDAAVKKLAYRYMNDPVIVSIKKKEVTLENIKQEVVETTDRWKKDALCTVLDEDNPFMAIIFCRTKRRANELEIVMHQRGYNCKVIHSDIPQNKRERIMKSFRNADIQYLIATDVASRGLDISGVSHIYNYDIPEKVETYIHRIGRTGRAGEEGYTCLFVDPKDLRLLEEIEKEIKFAIPRRLI; encoded by the coding sequence ATGACATTTAAGCAATTAGGAATAAGTGATAATCTAATAAAAATATTAAAAAACAATGGAATTACAGTACCTACAGAAATTCAGGATAAAAGTATTATAGAGATATTAAATGGTAGAGATGTTATAGGAGAAGCACAAACAGGAACTGGTAAAACTTTAGCGTTTCTTTTACCTATATTCGAAAAAATTTCACCGTGCTCTAAGGATATTCAATGTTTAATAGTAACGCCTACAAGAGAATTGGCTATACAAATAACTGAAGAAGCTATGAAGCTTAAAGAAGGAAAAGACATTGGTGTTTTAGCTATGTATGGAGGAAAGGATATTGGTTCCCAAGTAAAAAAATTACAAGGAAATATTCAAATGGTTATTGCTACGCCAGGAAGGCTTCTTGACCATATAAAGAGAAAAACTGTTGATTTTAAGAAACTTAAGACTATTGTCATTGATGAAGCTGATCAGATGTTACTTATGGGTTTTAGAAACGAAATAGATACGATTATGAAAGAAAGACCTAAAAAAGTTCAAGTTTTATGTTATTCTGCAACAATGGATGCTGCCGTTAAAAAATTAGCTTATAGATATATGAATGATCCGGTGATAGTATCTATAAAGAAAAAAGAAGTAACTTTAGAAAATATAAAACAAGAAGTAGTAGAAACTACAGATAGGTGGAAAAAGGATGCATTATGTACTGTATTAGATGAAGATAATCCGTTTATGGCAATCATATTTTGCAGGACAAAAAGAAGAGCCAACGAACTTGAAATAGTAATGCACCAGAGAGGTTATAATTGCAAGGTTATTCATAGTGATATACCACAAAATAAACGAGAAAGAATTATGAAGTCATTTAGAAACGCAGATATTCAATATCTAATTGCTACAGATGTAGCTTCCAGAGGCTTAGATATCAGTGGGGTAAGTCATATATATAATTATGATATTCCAGAAAAGGTGGAAACATATATTCATCGTATAGGTAGAACTGGTAGAGCAGGGGAAGAAGGATATACATGCTTGTTTGTAGATCCAAAAGATTTAAGGCTTTTAGAAGAGATAGAAAAAGAAATAAAGTTTGCAATACCAAGAAGACTTATATAG
- a CDS encoding CDP-alcohol phosphatidyltransferase family protein → MVPNKCNRNIVAILLINFITLSRGPMTVFFSYQLIQYLTTGIQAYSFCSMIISILIILSDFIDGKFARRYGVSTEIGQSFDIYFDFAYIFIAISILIKYSKIDSYFIIVIVYKFVEFLITSKIFKGKFQNRKSKKYYYDKLGIIVSGIYYVIPLITILLIYFEVRYSSIILRIALLVITALTFIASFMKFYDIRKIS, encoded by the coding sequence ATGGTACCAAATAAATGTAATAGAAATATAGTAGCAATTTTATTGATAAACTTCATAACTCTTTCTAGAGGACCAATGACAGTATTCTTTTCATATCAATTGATACAGTACTTAACAACAGGTATACAAGCTTATAGCTTTTGCTCAATGATTATCTCAATACTTATTATTCTTTCAGATTTTATAGATGGAAAGTTTGCTAGAAGGTATGGTGTTTCTACAGAAATTGGACAAAGCTTTGATATATATTTTGATTTTGCATATATATTTATAGCTATATCTATATTGATTAAGTATAGTAAGATAGATTCTTATTTTATTATTGTTATAGTATATAAGTTTGTAGAATTCCTTATAACATCAAAAATTTTTAAGGGAAAATTTCAAAATAGGAAGAGTAAAAAGTATTATTACGATAAATTAGGTATAATAGTAAGTGGAATATATTATGTTATACCGTTAATTACAATATTATTAATTTATTTTGAAGTTAGATATAGTAGTATTATTTTGAGAATTGCATTACTAGTTATTACAGCATTAACTTTTATAGCTAGTTTTATGAAGTTTTATGACATTAGGAAGATATCATAA
- a CDS encoding SulP family inorganic anion transporter: MKKEINIKTVSREIFVGIIIAAISIPIGMGYAQIAGLPTVYGLYGSVLPILIFSLISSSPQFIFGVDAAPAALIGGVLVSLGIEAGTKEAVEIIPVLTLYTAIWLLAFYIFKAGKLVNYISTPVMGGFITGIGTTIILMQIPKLMGSAAGSGELFELVEHIIIAVEHINWISFAMGLGSLAIILVSKRIAPKFPMSLVVMALGALSTAFLHVDEYGVALLSQVESGLPKFVFPDFSLIHFKDGFMLSLPIAVVILAESLLAETSFANKNNYKIKDNREILAFSLSNLSAAIVGCCPVNGSVSRTVMMEQYGAKTKIVSITASIVMAVVLVFATGFISYLPVPVLTAIVISALIGVLEIHLAKRLYKINKTEFFIFMGAFAAVLVLGTIYGVVIGVVLSFAAMIIKSAVPPRSFLGVIQGKEGFYDLHRNRDAKPISGTVIYRFSGSLFFANINTFQNDLDKAVDENTKVVIIDAGGIGSIDITAADRLEIINKNFHDKGIEFYITEHIGELNDEMRKLDLGHLVEEGVVRRTIKSALREAGIHYPYSIDGEKQNESQMKNLMIQEEILQEFEWAFGEDAEEQMEKHVEEIIANISIFTSELTPETEIDLKTKAWRHLDSYDQDRLLEHLERHLNEFAARLGQPVDAVEANIMEHRIRLEEKMKKENRVFYEVYVQKREKYEKLLQKKNPELHKYIMEHRKKQYDILKETNPEVADRIKKWIY; encoded by the coding sequence ATGAAAAAAGAAATAAATATAAAAACAGTATCAAGAGAAATTTTTGTAGGTATTATTATAGCGGCTATATCTATTCCAATAGGAATGGGATATGCACAAATTGCAGGGCTTCCAACAGTATATGGATTATATGGATCAGTGCTACCAATTTTGATATTTTCATTAATATCATCTTCTCCTCAATTTATATTCGGGGTAGATGCGGCACCAGCAGCATTAATTGGAGGAGTTTTAGTATCTTTAGGTATAGAGGCAGGTACTAAGGAAGCTGTTGAGATAATACCTGTGTTAACGCTATATACTGCTATATGGCTTTTGGCATTTTATATATTTAAAGCTGGAAAATTAGTAAATTATATATCAACACCTGTAATGGGTGGCTTTATAACTGGAATAGGAACTACTATTATATTAATGCAGATCCCTAAATTAATGGGAAGTGCAGCAGGTAGTGGTGAGCTATTTGAACTTGTAGAGCATATAATTATAGCAGTAGAACATATAAATTGGATTTCATTTGCAATGGGACTTGGATCTCTTGCGATAATATTAGTGAGTAAGAGAATTGCACCTAAGTTTCCTATGAGTTTAGTTGTTATGGCACTAGGAGCCTTATCTACAGCATTTTTACATGTAGATGAATATGGAGTTGCATTACTTTCACAGGTGGAAAGTGGGCTTCCAAAGTTTGTATTTCCAGATTTTTCGTTAATACATTTTAAAGATGGATTTATGTTAAGCCTTCCAATTGCAGTAGTTATATTGGCAGAGTCTTTATTGGCTGAAACAAGTTTTGCAAACAAGAATAATTATAAAATTAAAGATAATCGAGAGATTTTAGCATTTTCTCTAAGTAATTTATCAGCGGCAATAGTTGGATGTTGTCCAGTAAATGGTAGTGTATCAAGAACAGTTATGATGGAGCAATATGGAGCAAAGACAAAAATTGTTTCAATTACTGCATCAATTGTAATGGCAGTTGTATTAGTATTTGCCACTGGATTTATTAGTTATTTACCAGTACCGGTTCTAACTGCTATAGTAATTTCAGCATTAATAGGTGTGTTAGAGATACATCTTGCAAAGCGTTTATATAAAATTAATAAAACAGAGTTTTTTATTTTTATGGGAGCTTTTGCAGCAGTGCTAGTTCTTGGAACAATATATGGTGTTGTAATAGGGGTGGTATTATCCTTTGCAGCAATGATAATAAAATCAGCAGTACCTCCAAGAAGTTTTTTAGGAGTTATACAAGGTAAAGAAGGATTTTATGATTTACATAGAAATCGTGATGCAAAACCAATTTCAGGAACTGTAATTTATCGCTTCAGTGGCAGTTTGTTTTTTGCTAATATAAACACATTTCAAAATGATCTTGATAAGGCAGTAGATGAGAATACTAAAGTTGTAATTATAGATGCTGGTGGAATTGGTAGTATTGATATTACTGCTGCAGATAGATTAGAGATTATTAATAAAAATTTCCATGATAAAGGAATTGAATTTTATATTACTGAGCATATTGGAGAGTTAAATGATGAGATGAGAAAGCTTGATCTTGGCCATCTTGTTGAAGAAGGAGTAGTACGTAGAACTATTAAGTCTGCATTAAGAGAAGCTGGTATTCATTATCCATATTCTATTGATGGAGAAAAACAAAATGAATCGCAAATGAAAAATTTGATGATACAAGAAGAGATTCTTCAAGAATTTGAATGGGCATTTGGAGAAGATGCAGAGGAGCAGATGGAAAAGCATGTAGAAGAAATAATAGCTAATATATCAATATTTACATCTGAGTTGACTCCAGAAACTGAAATAGATCTTAAAACAAAGGCATGGAGACATTTGGATAGCTATGATCAAGATAGACTTCTAGAACATTTAGAAAGACATCTAAATGAATTTGCAGCAAGATTAGGTCAGCCAGTTGATGCCGTAGAAGCAAATATTATGGAACATAGAATTAGATTAGAAGAAAAGATGAAAAAAGAAAATAGAGTATTTTATGAAGTATATGTTCAAAAACGTGAAAAGTATGAAAAGTTACTACAAAAGAAAAATCCAGAATTACATAAATATATTATGGAGCATAGAAAGAAGCAATATGATATTCTAAAGGAAACTAATCCGGAAGTAGCTGATCGTATTAAAAAATGGATTTATTAG
- a CDS encoding class I SAM-dependent methyltransferase, whose amino-acid sequence MSKFTEYIGSQFGNPRGVLGKVCCLLMNIINKEMYKRTVSLISISSNANSLDIGYGNGYFLKQLYKTHRPNMYGIDISEDIQKQASKRNSLADGAGKLHLTVGDCCYLPYDNNYFDVVTSINTIYFWNDTVKGLSEINRVLKPRGSFFNVVYTKEWLQKLSYTKKGFRFFEKNDFLSMGKQAGFSDIKIQEIVKNKSFVVIFSSSEDKL is encoded by the coding sequence ATGAGCAAATTTACAGAATATATAGGTTCACAATTTGGAAATCCACGAGGTGTTCTTGGTAAAGTTTGTTGTTTACTTATGAATATTATTAATAAAGAAATGTATAAAAGAACAGTCTCTCTTATTTCTATATCATCAAATGCAAACTCTCTAGATATTGGATATGGTAATGGCTATTTTCTAAAACAATTGTATAAAACCCATAGACCAAATATGTATGGAATTGATATATCAGAAGATATACAAAAACAAGCATCAAAGAGAAATTCTCTTGCAGATGGTGCAGGAAAATTGCATTTAACCGTAGGAGATTGTTGTTATTTACCATATGACAATAATTATTTTGATGTAGTAACATCAATAAATACTATTTACTTTTGGAATGACACTGTGAAAGGCTTATCAGAAATAAATAGAGTCTTAAAGCCAAGAGGTAGTTTTTTTAATGTAGTATATACAAAAGAATGGTTACAAAAGCTATCCTATACAAAAAAAGGATTTAGATTCTTTGAAAAAAATGACTTTTTGTCAATGGGAAAACAAGCTGGATTTTCAGATATTAAAATCCAGGAAATTGTTAAAAACAAAAGCTTTGTGGTTATTTTTTCATCAAGTGAAGATAAATTATAA